The genomic stretch ACATCGACCACTTTCAATTGCCAACCCTCGTGGATCAGCTCTTGGAAAGCCCGTTCATAGTATTCGTTTTCCTCACCCTGTTCAACCAGTTTGGCGAGATGATCGATCACGCCTTGCACATGTTCGGCGTTGATCTTGCAAAGGCCAATCGATTCGCCAAGGCCACGCTCGACCGAGATCTCTTTGGACAGTTCGGTGACAAAACCGTTCTCGTCCAGCACAAACTTCATCGCTTCTTCATCCAGTTTCATCTGCATGTCAACCGCCAGATGCGTGTCGGTGGCAGAAGCAACGCGGCGCAAAATGCCGTCTTCGAGCAGCAAGTCGCCGTCGGTCAGCACAAATCCATCATGCAGGAAGTCTTTCGCGCACAAGAGCGTGTATCCGTTGTTCGTCTCGTCATAGCGCTCGTTGTGCACAAGGCGCACCGGGAGGGCGTGTGATTGTTGCCACTCCTCGACTGCCGCTGCGATCTGCTCATGACGATAGCCTGTGATGAGCACCACTTCTTGGAATGCATTCGCTTCTTCTGCGCCTTGCAAAAAACGGCTGAGAATCGTCTGGCCGCCGATTTCTACGAGGCACTTCGGTCGATCATCGGTCAGTGGGCGCAGACGCGACCCAACTCCTGCTACAAGAATTACCAATCTCATCTTCGACAC from Tumebacillus algifaecis encodes the following:
- a CDS encoding phosphocholine cytidylyltransferase family protein, with translation MRLVILVAGVGSRLRPLTDDRPKCLVEIGGQTILSRFLQGAEEANAFQEVVLITGYRHEQIAAAVEEWQQSHALPVRLVHNERYDETNNGYTLLCAKDFLHDGFVLTDGDLLLEDGILRRVASATDTHLAVDMQMKLDEEAMKFVLDENGFVTELSKEISVERGLGESIGLCKINAEHVQGVIDHLAKLVEQGEENEYYERAFQELIHEGWQLKVVDVGDLRWVEVDDQKDLARAEQIFG